Part of the Uloborus diversus isolate 005 chromosome 9, Udiv.v.3.1, whole genome shotgun sequence genome is shown below.
ATATGAATGTAATCAGTTAGCATTGGCCTTTTTTAGCTTTAACAtgattttttcttaaactgtTTTTGGCtttagctatagtttaaatgtatgcaagTGTTATTGTTTTTTCAAGCTACTGCATACAAAAGTATTGCCTTCTACCTAGTTTGCAGATTACTCAAAGTTTGCTTGTTCGTGGTTACCATGTCGCACTAGTCCGAGaataatagggtcgtttccaaaattttaaaagtatttttttctgaaacagcatgcttaaaaaaataggatctgaccattttttagataatttaacaaagtttaatatttttaaaaaataattttaatcggtgcgctttcattgtttatgcttctgccgatgacatcacaaatgatgaaatgttggCAAcagtgaaatgccattcactgttgccaatcacagagctcaatatttaatttgcatctttactcacgtgacTGGCCAACAATAtagttgataacaagcgtagaggcaatttttgattcgctgcttgattatcataacatggaaacgcagtgaaaaatgcaCCAAAGgatatcacttgtgacgtcataaagaccacgccttgtttgaaaaattggacatttaaaaaaattaatttaaaaataactgttgggaaaatgaaagtattttctgggtccatgttattttttttttttttgcttagtctatcaatttctgtgactaaaagtagtacttttgactgaaggaaacaactccattcagCTGCTACAAAAGTAAGAcatcattttaaaacaattatcaccatcatcagcaaaaaataaacaaacaattcacattttagctgctttttgaaaaaatcatatcTTTTAATTACGGCCGttgatttaaatttagaaaaaaatatgcttaaaggACTGAAAAAAATTGATCACGACTTTGCTACAAGCATCTATCTTTCTTTTTCTCCTTTGTTAAATCTCAAAAACTCatatcataaacaaattgtgttTCAAATGGCTCCTTGCAGTTAAAAAGCCAGAATAAACTACCTTGAAATGTGTTTCAGTATTCAAACAATTTTCTGCAACATTTGAAGATTTTTGACTCGAACTTGCATCAGGAGTTTCACTGGTACAAGGGACAGCATCTTCTTCATTTGTTTTTACAGGCTCAGATTCTGCAGGATTTTTTTCAGTAGCACAGACCTTTTTGTGACTTCTCCGCCTCCGTCTACCCTTGTAGAAAAGCCTTTTTGGTTTCTTAGGGGTAACAACTTGAACAACTGGTGGTGCAGCTTCTGGTGATTTTGGCTCTGCGCTCTCCTGAAATGAGTTACAAATTCTCAACATAGCACAAGCTGTACCAAAatgtagaacaaaaaaaaaattatgttggtTGTCATTAAGTAGGTTATTTATGTAAGTTGTATCATATCATGTAAGTTAATAACTAATTTTAGATCTAACTTTTTCAAATTACTGTGTAATTTGAGATTGCAATTTTTTTACATCCTgctaatatttcaatcatttaaaaGCATGGAAGTTTTTTTTGATGTATGCAGGCTTAGGATGACTAATTTTGTTATTTGTTcggataatttatttatttaattaagtttttttaaatacttgtactaaataaatttatttttagctgcatattttttggaaaacaagtagcttttaaaataataagcacctaattttgcagtaagttaccgccctcagcgagggctaaggcagaagtacattaaatacaccgccagctcagttattccatccggggactgcagtttcgtgctttttaacactcatcagcccggaatagaaaGCAACTGATCTCATTTTAAagtagcgttcagaaggttgccgcttttttttcccctcagatgtgactaaataaaattttgtttttgttttgaagtaaaaatttccccttttgattattatttggcgatttatcttcttttccttttttttttctgcttgtaaTTTAGGGGCtgcatttaatttattcgggaatttttgatttgccgttttctttctttaagattattttgacaggaaattttgcattttttttctttaattgaagcCTGATAGTTAAACATGCGTCACCTGACATAACTTTTACTttagaggtagaccgtgcaaagccggacaatgcagttaataaataaataaataaaacttatttaaattcattttcttaaaacaaaaatcatgatttttagaaaaatgtcttTGCTAATATAACAGGAATAAGGCACATACTTTTATGATAACCTTTTCTTCTAGTACAGTTCCTTCAtccttctctttttctttaataacagcatcagtaatttctttttcttcttcactGTGCTTCCTTTTCACACAATTTCTTGGTTTTCCTGAAAGAGAAATGTTTAACAACATGCCTGTCAGTTTGAGTTTTTCAGGCGCTATATTAAATAACAAATATAACACAGAAACTAATAACAACTTACTATTGGTGTGTGTAACAAATACACACACTAATACtaagagagagagagtgtgtgtGCACTCATTGACTACTTACACAACTATTAATCTTAATTCTTCTTGCACAACAGCTAATAACAAACAATAATTACATTTATAACTGGAAATTCtgataaattattgtatttttttttaacaaaaataattcaaacgccttatattttttaacacttgTAGAGGGCAGGCCGTAAGCATTCGCCACTGGGCAAAATCCGCTAAAATCGTAAACTTGACGAAAACTAATTTGGATTTgttgaaaaggaaatttttcaaaatttccatacaaaaaaaaaagtattgatccTCAAAATTATGTCATAAGGTtgttaaaaattccactagaaaaAGCAAACTCGTCAAACAAGTTTCTTATTTATCTTAAGTATATGCATTTTATACTCTACTAGtgcaggccgaggactgctgatggcctttgaaaaaagtgagaaaggtgacaaatttgaaaacaaaggtgactaaaaggtgacaaaaaagtaactaaaaggtgaccaaaagcaatttgttaagaactcaaaaaacagaaaaggattatccctttttactgacttttaccaatTGTAAAGTAAAGAGCAAGATGATACATTTATTGAATGTATAATTTATGTTATTCAATCACatttttagtattgtttttttctctttttttagcttgttgaaaaattatcagcattctttcttttttcttagtaaatacaaagcataaatataaaattgaaagtCTTCAgaaaaccaatttgaaaaatcacactttaACAAAATGATAATTCAATTGtactaaaaatgcaaaaataaaatgatgttgaagtatgaaactgaaaatatcatttcattatGCCTGAAAATGcttatgattttttctttcttgtttttatttttttttatttttttagcaagctCTGAAAATATTCCATGACATGTCCATGTGAGGTAAAAAATGTAGTGTTaaatcaagttattaaaaattatggtaACATTATAATGAAAATAGTTTATCAAAAGTAGTACAAGTAAgaataactttcaattaaaaaaaaaataataataaatgtttacaagatgcagaAAGTTTTCCTTAGGGGATGTACTGTCATGAAAAACACTTAAGCAATGTCACGTGCAATGTTAATAGTCCAGTAACTAATTACAGAATTTGCTGAAAGATTAAACTACTATTctcagttaaaatatttatatgaaaCTTGCTCATTGGGgacattttgcaattttaacaCTCCAAGTAGCAGTGCCATGCCCACTCAATGTTAAACTACATAGATCTGCTCGAGTATTCTCGAGTTTACCGTCAGTAGGGTGAAGAGATGGACCCAATGACTAAACCAATGCAAACTATTCCCAACTTACTTCTAAATGAAAAAGGAGgttaaaaatattcataataaataatgaaatattatgagcaaaaatacaaattgaaaacatactttttgctttagaatttttctttttctttaatcctTGTACTTTACATTTTCTCATCAATGTCCTCCTTTGAGTGCTCTGAGTGATTTTTGTAACTTTCTCATCTTTCTTCCGAACTGGTTTCGAACTCTCAGAAGCTGTTTTTGGGGCATCAGAAGCTTTCTCAGCAGCTCTTTTGACTTTGATAACAAGTAAATGCCTTGCTTTTCTTCTTTTACCCCTCTTAGTTTTCAGAACACAAGCACTCTTTATGGTACACTGTTCAACTTGTTCATTTTTAGAAGCTTCCTTAGTTTCAGGTAAAGTTTCCCCTCCCACTGTATTCATATTTGAAAGAGATGGAATTTCTTCATCACAATTGCTTTTACTGGAACTGCCTGATTTATTCACTTTTTCGTTGGGGTCTTCTTCATTATCTTCACAAAGCCTCTGAATTGCCATGGCAACTGAGTCAAATATCCCCTGAGTTGAATTTTCGTCTTCATCTGAAGAAAAAGATGGAGCCTCAGGATTAGGAACAACCATTTCTTTCTGCAGTGTGGAGCATCCAAACAGAGAGGGATCGAGAGAAGGTGCCTCATCGAAATTATCCTTATCATCTTGTTCTTCAACGAGATTACTTTTCTCAACTTTATGAGTGTGCTCTGGAGAAACTTCattcttcttttcattttcttcttctttcacaGTTGATTCAGTATTTCCAGACTTGTCAGATTTTGTTCCCAAATTAATAGGACCAGAATGAACATTTGATGTTTCATTACTGCTCTCTAGAAATGTCAAAAATGATTGCAAAAATCCCTGTtcctttttgattttcttttctgaaaagcTTCCTTTGGATACACTGTCTTCAACGTCAGGATCAGACGACAAGCCAGCAAGGAAGCCCAAATCTTCCTCAATACTATTGCACAATTTTTTTGATTCATCAGACAAATCATCCATGGGTGGCGTTCTACAGATTGGAGATtcacatttatttagtttttcaggTTCCTGGTCAATAGCTGGACTTGATGGGTTTTCAAGGTCTTTGCACTTCGAATCATCAGTCGAAGCATCGGCTTTAGGTAGGGACCATTTTTCAGAGGTTTCAACTGCTTCAAAATTTAGATTGGATAGAtcagtttttatttcttctttaggCTCTGGAGATTCTGATTTTCTAGTACTTAATTTTAAAGGGACATGAGAAAGATCAACAGGTAGTGGTGAAGGATTTGTTTCTGCGGGCATGTTACTATCATTTGGTTGACTTTCAAAATCACTATCTTGATTGGTGGGACTCACAACTTTATTCTCACTACCAGTGGGAGTTTCAGGTGAAGGAGAAGAAttgtgactattttgtagatgaGAATAAGTGCAATTGAGGGGCATAGCGTTTTCAGAAGAATCACACTTTCTTTTGTGACCACGTTTGGAATTCAGTTGCCCTTTAGGTGTAAAATCAAGTGCAGATGGAAAAtctgatggaaaaacaaaaacattattttttccattCCGCATAGTGCAGTCAGGTCTAGACGAAGCTGTAGGATCTAGTTGCTTCTCAAGATTTTGAGCAAGTAAATTCAACTTAGCCCTGCGACTTTCAAAATTTGCTTTTGCTGACGAGTTGTTGTAAGCACTTTCTTTATCCAACTTCACCATATCAATTGGTATCATAGAAGACAAATGGGCAGCACTTATATTCTTCTGTCTTGCAGTGCTTGATGCTGAATTAACAGGTGTTGTCTCCTTATCATCCAGCTTAGGAGAGCCACTAGGGTTATCTTGTGTTTCAGAAGGTAGTTCCCCATTAATTAAGATGTTACCATCGAAATTGCTTCCAGGATTGGAATGAGGACGTGCATGGTGACCATCCACGAAAGGACCACTATTCATACTTAAATTGCTGCTTTCAACTGAATAAACAGATGGTGATGAGTGTTGAGACAGGTCTGGTTTTGCAGGCGAATCCGATTCAGAATGGCACGTGCCTGGAGTTGAATAACAGCCATCATTTGAAGGAGAACGATACATTACAGATTGACTGTTCACAGACGAGCATCCACTGTCATGACTCATGGGCAAAGGTGTTGGAACATGAGCTTGACCCATGGAGGTAGGAGGGGTAGTATGCGCAGGAGTAGAGGCGGGAATAGGAGTGCTCATAGGAGGATACACAGAATGAACAGCTGAAGAATGACTATTGCCTGAATGTGCTGAAGCTTGTCTTCCACTACTGCTCccgctactactactactaccagtATGGGCTGGAGGACAGTTTGAATGTGCAGAGCTAGGTGGATATGGATATGTTTCTCTGATGTTATATGAATGAGGTTGCTGATGAGATTCTGAATTATACATCACAGGATTGTTACTGACATTACTGGTAATTACAGATTGACGAGAAATTTGGCCATTATGTATATGAGAGGGATTGCCATTTAGACTGCtatttggcacaaaattcgagAAATTAGCATTGGCACTAGTGTTTGTGCTCGTGGAAGGGGCATCTTGCTTTTCTACATTTGGATCAAAGCTTCCAAATGTTTGAGGATAACAGTATGGGGTAATTGAACTTCTTTGCACACCAGGCTGCACATTAGAACAATAAGAACTATATGctgcaaaatcattttttgagcaGGAAGAGTAGTAATTGTCACTCACAGATGAAAAATATGGATCATTCTGTGGCGATAAAAGAGAGGAATGTGATGTATTGCTACTATCCACATATGATGATGGTGGACGAGCAGGAGATGACAGAATGCTCCTGTATCCACGCCCTAAGTCCTGCTCAACAAAAGAAGTCCCCTGAAGAGAAGAGCGGGATTGTTTAGATGCTTGAACACTTATTTTGTCACTGCCACGTCCTACTAGATGAGATCGTTGCAACACAGTTTCGTGAGGTAAAACCCCGAAAGGTCCGCAAGAAGATGGAATGATACCAGAATGCCTCCATGAACTAGGAGGCATAGAATTAGGAAAGAGATGTCCAGAGCCAAGACCAGAACCACTAGGTAAACCACTGTTCCCATCAGAATTTCTGGCATAAGACGGCATTCCACAATGAGAAAAGCCAGTTCGCAGATCATTGAAATCATTTTCTCTATTTACAGCTTTAAAGAGTCCAGCAGCTCCTTGTGGAAATGAAGACAAATGTCCCTTATTAGAAGTAGGGAAGGAAGCAGAGAATAGACTAGCATCATAGTTAGCAGCAAACAAATTTGCATTGAATGAGGGATCGTTATGATTGGCCTGAGAAGGATTCAAGCCATGAGAAGCTGCTAATAAAAAGTGATGTGGCCCACCAGCATTTCCATAACCTGGTATGTGGTCTTGCCGTGGCAAAGATGATGACAATGCAAGATCGTTCATCTGTGCCGACTGAGGCAAAGATCCGGGAGGATGGTTTATAGAAGCTCCCAGCCGAGAAAAATGCTGACTGTAAGCTGACCATGATGTTGGGTCCATGTTTTCTCAAAGAGAAAATAATTGTTGTTGAAAGCCCAAGACCTAGAAGAGAATTCCATTAGTACATTATATTTGATTTCAGACATTAGAactagttcaaatttttagataCAACAGATCctgaattttatttgaatattttggtATTCGTACATAATGCTGACAGAAAAGATGTATTAAGAAGCTTTACCCTATCAAAAATCCTAGGctaaattagatttacattacCTTTACATAAGGTCAGACAGCAGAAGAAATTTGACGTTATCTATTAACTGATTTACAGAGTCACCTTGAACCTTCTTGCTGACGATGGGTTTGAAAACGAGTTTTAGAATGTCCCatttgatccccccccctccgcctcCTTCCCAAACATTATCACTTTGCGAATTTCCCTAACATCTTTTTAAACATTAAGGAAGGGTTGTCATTACTTTTAtggcattttattttgtttgtttcttttcctcaaaacttttaaaacttaattgtTGCATTTGAATTGAATAAAGGCTAtgaattctttcttttcttttcgcaaatgaaatttaattgtttttgctcaccgcaaatttgaaaacaatttttcgaACACCtcacataattattttttcttttctcaaactcccccccccccccacacacacatattttCTCTACTTTTCGCTTTATTTTCCATAGTATAGCagcttcaaaactgaaaaatagggAGATTCATGCATAAAATGTGGGAGATTTTGCATGAAACAAATTTCATACCAAAAATTTGACTGTAAAagggattttaaaaatataggtaGGGATTTCTAAATCAGAGTTCAAAAATATACCAGGACCCAAAATCAGAAATTGAGGTTTATTACTAGTATTACTTGTTTGAAGTCAAAAGagcaataacttttagttttaaaaaatgctttaaagtcgTCATAAGGGGGCTTTTCTTTTGTAAGTGATAAAAATTAATAGCAGCAGGTAAAAATTAAAGAAGTTCAGAGGAAAATTGGGAACGATTTGCccgtttaaaaaatttaaaaagaaagaaaatgtctcaaaaaagTGACTTTTACATCCTCTACCTCAGCAAATATAGAAAAATAATGTTTACATCATTGCTATGTTTGCACTTCTTTTTTTTGATTCTACATTTTAATAGGACTCTTAATATTATGAAATGActccatgtatatatttatggttggtttaatattttgttttatatttttaaaaatttaattggcAGAATATATGAAtcgtattttttacattatttaataGCTTATTCGTTACTTGGATCCCTTATTTCATACTTTAAGGGATTTCTTCAATCATTTGGtagattttttcacattaaaaaaaactttaaggttTGTTTAAAGGCTGATCAAAATGGTCAATGGCCATACTTTAAAGTGCAGATATTTTGGCTAGAGGTGTCCATCCTCCCCAAGAACATAGGGAgcaccccccctcctccccccaaatACCACTGAGACCTTAAGACATGATCCCCTTAACCTacctctaaaaaaatttaatggctGCTGTGcatcataaaactttttatttgtttacttcttgaCAAAGCAAAAATTAACATATGCAGCTTTGGCAGacagtttttgaaagaaaaatagcaggaaaaatgggagcaaaaatttcaaaaataggaaaattattctttaaaaaataggaaaaaaaaaaaggaaaataatgttccaataaaaggaagaaaaatgcaaCTAAAATATCCTGATTACAAATGTTACTAGGAAAAAAGAGCTACAAAGCTGTTCCatgtttatgaaatattttttttttcttcaattaatgaaaacagaaattttattcaagataaaaataacGGGAAATTGTTTTGCTTAAGAAAATTCTTAATTAACTTATATATTTCAACTAGCAAttagcagaaggcttggctgttcaAATAGGACACAGATGATATTTCTTTGGTGCTTTCTCCTTCTTcataccagggttggcaaggttttggacactatggtaaaaccacggtaaaaaccctgttttttttactgtcctgtccaaaactatatttttagaagtattgaattctgtgagaaaacatcaaaaatagaataacatgtatcaaagtaatgttttacatagaacatttattcaataagaacattcaacttatttatgcagctgattttaatctaggtacatagaagttgaattcttgattaaaatttcaatttgtatgcatgagtttatttgtttattattattattattattttatgtatgataacagaAGCCAAATTTCATTGTTTGTGCATGTGTGAAAATGAAAGCAGtgttggcaaggtttttatcatcctgttcaaaacccttgtgtctgaaagtgtccaaaactattttttaagaaactaTACTTTGTGAGAaaatgtcaaaaacagaacaaaatgcgttaaaattacttttttttgactatttaatatatttattcaatgtgaaaattcaagtataaatacaatgtaacttatttatgcagctgattttaatctagttacatagaatttaaattcttcatcaaaaatttcaatttgcaggcagaagttttttttttccataaaccaaattttttgtcatttatgcatgtgtgcaaaagaaagtgtccaaaatataatgcaataattgacttaaatgcaataaattccccctttttttttgttgttacagaatgtatattaaaaatatgttgtttttaaaatgaaaacgtaagccaattcacagattttcaataatttttaagtgaaccatcaattttactatttgtgtgtttacgtccgacaccaactatttaaatttttctaatttatacacTTTAGGAATCGATTTTCAAAAACTAACATGAGTTTTCATTCAGGGGATgaagtaagtatcttgtaaataaatttaatcattttggaTCAATTTAtgtttggtaaatggaattaaaactgagaattttttcttcattttttacgtccgacaccatggaattgccctactGCTGTGTTTTGCATTACTCAAGATTTAGTGATGAGAAAAGTGTGAGGCAAGTTGGTGCCGAAGCACCTTGCCATAATGCACTGCGAATCCGCGAGTTCCTGGCTAAACGCCAGGTGAAATCGCTGTCCCAGCCACTGTAGTCCTGACCCCggcagacttctttttgtttcctcgGGTTAAGGCAGGCCtgaaatgaacccatttttcatccctagaagagaTCCAATGATTCGTGACGAAGATCTTAGGGGAGGTCCCCAAAAACGCCTTTCAGGGCACTAACCAATCATGGCAGAGACGATGGAAGAAATGTGCATAAGCCCAAGTACATtcctttgaagaattttaagtgttcgtgCAAAtatgttcaataaattactttaaaaaaattgcattacttttAGAATAGACCCTATGTATATATTCATAGTGAAATacaaacagaaaagtattttagttgaatataaatttttgaaataaatacccaggtaaatacccattttgggtatttacccctaaatataaatacccaggtattttacatcactacttcAGCTACAACTAAATTGTTTTCTGAGTTCACTTAGATCATTTTAGGATGAGACTTCTGACATCTCAATATAATTGTACTTGTGCGGCATTTTTGCCTTtttcgaaaagttaaaaataagtgaaaattgtCTGAACTTCACCGCAActgttgattttagaatgcaaattacagcccccccccccccccaaagcgatgGTTCATCCCTTAAGCTTTACTGAGTATCCTTCCAGAATAAAAGCCaaagtaaattacgaagttaaattttaaagaaagaaataccccttgaaaaaactttcttaaaaatttaaatgcacaatCTGCactatgtcccccccccccccacctgaaCACCCGCTTTAttagcatttttgtttattagagttaattatttttcaagaaacaaagtgtggtttctacaatttttttaagtgatagaaatttttattaaaaaaaacagagaatttttttcatcctcactCCCTTTCCCCTCAAACCTGACGCACA
Proteins encoded:
- the LOC129229830 gene encoding uncharacterized protein LOC129229830 (The sequence of the model RefSeq protein was modified relative to this genomic sequence to represent the inferred CDS: added 135 bases not found in genome assembly) — its product is MDPTSWSAYSQHFSRLGASINHPPGSLPQSAQMNDLALSSSLPRQDHIPGYGNAGGPHHFLLAASHGLNPSQANHNDPSFNANLFAANYDASLFSASFPTSNKGHLSSFPQGAAGLFKAVNRENDFNDLRTGFSHCGMPSYARNSDGNSGLPSGSGLGSGHLFPNSMPPSSWRHSGIIPSSCGPFGVLPHETVLQRSHLVGRGSDKISVQASKQSRSSLQGTSFVEQDLGRGYRSILSSPARPPSSYVDSSNTSHSSLLSPQNDPYFSSVSDNYYSSCSKNDFAAYSSYCSNVQPGVQRSSITPYCYPQTFGSFDPNVEKQDAPSTSTNTSANANFSNFVPNSSLNGNPSHIHNGQISRQSVITSNVSNNPVMYNSESHQQPHSYNIRETYPYPPSSAHSNCPPAHTGSSSSSGSSSGRQASAHSGNSHSSAVHSVYPPMSTPIPASTPAHTTPPTSMGQAHVPTPLPMSHDSGCSSVNSQSVMYRSPSNDGCYSTPGTCHSESDSPAKPDLSQHSSPSVYSVESSNLSMNSGPFVDGHHARPHSNPGSNFDGNILINGELPSETQDNPSGSPKLDDKETTPVNSASSTARQKNISAAHLSSMIPIDMVKLDKESAYNNSSAKANFESRRAKLNLLAQNLEKQLDPTASSRPDCTMRNGKNNVFVFPSDFPSALDFTPKGQLNSKRGHKRKCDSSENAMPLNCTYSHLQNSHNSSPSPETPTGSENKVVSPTNQDSDFESQPNDSNMPAETNPSPLPVDLSHVPLKLSTRKSESPEPKEEIKTDLSNLNFEAVETSEKWSLPKADASTDDSKCKDLENPSSPAIDQEPEKLNKCESPICRTPPMDDLSDESKKLCNSIEEDLGFLAGLSSDPDVEDSVSKGSFSEKKIKKEQGFLQSFLTFLESSNETSNVHSGPINLGTKSDKSGNTESTVKEEENEKKNEVSPEHTHKVEKSNLVEEQDDKDNFDEAPSLDPSLFGCSTLQKEMVVPNPEAPSFSSDEDENSTQGIFDSVAMAIQRLCEDNEEDPNEKVNKSGSSSKSNCDEEIPSLSNMNTVGGETLPETKEASKNEQVEQCTIKSACVLKTKRGKRRKARHLLVIKVKRAAEKASDAPKTASESSKPVRKKDEKVTKITQSTQRRTLMRKCKVQGLKKKKNSKAKRKPRNCVKRKHSEEEKEITDAVIKEKEKDEGTVLEEKVIIKESAEPKSPEAAPPVVQVVTPKKPKRLFYKGRRRRRSHKKVCATEKNPAESEPVKTNEEDAVPCTSETPDASSSQKSSNVAENCLNTETHFKTGDYVISIDNKNSDKPPIWRIEGKNVLQLFEAVEGDSSSILYRNTSSYSRWSPSSKHKYSKQPVKVIKSDDDTVIVELLTSTDNIDVKDNSSTCDYTVHPQRENFEVYLQTLVSHALDPDFIPEIIKENDEYFLSHLQVIEEITSSKKSSLLQCEKWSTQLFNSVRMYPYVSVSMSKEDEKNLCQVCNSSKVQYIVHFHGQIYDPMTLTSKAEGQSHPVCDFNFPLCGSCVQIVTLYNKLHHHKYHFFQMGCKKVKDVQKGEEKDSHLVLEECLQDMEWMTQMFKDMVEMWNACDKYR